CCCCCGTTATCAGTGTGGGTGTTGAAGTTAGGAGATGTTCCGCCCTTCAGATGGAGAACATGAGAATTAGAAAGAGTTTTAAAGAATAATGCAAAGTAAAGAGTAAAAATACAACAAGGAGAATAGGGGAAATTGAGATGAGGAATGGTCAGCAAGAGAAGAGAATTTGAGGAAATTTATGGAGAACACAATCAGCCATAGAGTACTGAACTCATTCTGTTGCTCACTTCAGCCTGACTTTATCTCATCAGTGACTCAGCCCTTGCTCAAACACTCTGAGATCAGCAGGTTTCAGTATTTGGGCTGCTGTCAGTGGGTGAAGAGAGATGGCAGAGCTGGATGCATCTGCGCTGGGGATGGAGAAGAAGAGAGGCTGTCCTCGTTTGCAGGGCCAGTGCACCATGAGACCTACAGATGTAGTGGTTTGCAAATAGAAGGAACATCAAAACTTTGCTTCTACTTTCTCAGGGAGGAAAACGTGACacagaagataattttttttcctatctctgCTACTCACTGAGCCAACATGAACAGACACTTTCTCTTCTGATATCTCCTTTCCCCTCTGTTGGCAAAGATAAGTTGTCCATAGCTCTCAAGCATATAGGAGAAGCTAATGGGTTTGAGAGTGAAAATGATTTAGTATGTGAGTTGTTCCTGTCACTGGAGGCTGTAGCCAAGGCAAAGAGAGGGGAACATTTAAGTTTTCATCAGATTGAGGTTCTCTGACAGTTCTGAGGCTGTACCAAGGGGGTAATTCAGGTCTCATACCTGAATGGTTGCTTTCAGATCAAATCCACCTCCCCTTCAGGTTTAGGTAAGGGCTGCGCCCCCACAGGGCTGTTTGTTTTACCTTCTGGACAAGGTACACTGTGTGAGTTACTGTGTGGCTTTCAGATACCAGAAGATGCTGAGAGataagcatttctttttgctgcatcTCAGAGCTCTgatctcctccttcctctgcttcccctTCTAAACACTGCAGACCACACCTCAGAAGCATGGGTCACACACTGCACCCAGGGTAGGGGTAGAACAGTGCAAGCCTCAATAGAAAGATAGATAGATaaacagatagatagatagacagacagatagatagacagatagagggatagatagatagacagactgagagatggatggatggatggatggatggatggatggatggatggatggatggatggatggatggatggatggatggatttCCATAGTGGACTCAGCCGAGCAGCTTTTTGTGCAGGaaagctccagctctgccctgaAGCCAACCAAGGGTGACAAGTGTGGTGACTCTGCAGGCATATGGAGAGAATCAGAGAGGGAAACTCTGCCTTGCTGGAAGGGAATGACAATTTTCAGCTTGAAGCAGCTGCAAGTATTTACAGTTTGATAGTCTGAGACATGGGGATGCTAAAAAATATAGTTTATTTATAGAGTAACACTCATTTCAGTAGCACAGAGGCAGTCAGGGCCCAGGGGGCAAGCAACAGATGCTTCGGGTTTTGTTGTATGAGGAACCTTAACCAGTGCAGGGAAGAAGACACCAtgccctgtgctgagcaggtTTCCAGCACAAGAATCTTCTTCTGAGGGATGGGGAAAAATCCAGGTCTGCTGGAGCCAGCACAGTTCATCCTCAGTAAGCCTGGTTGGCATTAAGCTATGATATTGGGATATGGTTTTGGAAGTGAGTAGGAAGGAACTACAACACCGTCCTGTTCTGTCGTGTGCCAGTCAGACTGGAGGTGTAAACCATGGCTGGCAGTTGGGAAACACAGAGCACAACTGAGTGCTCTCCCCTGCTGTCTGCTGGCAGCATCATCTCCTGGCTTCTTAGTTCTGAAGcgaaaaaagaaaacccaccaTATAACAGATTAAAGTCAAAATTTGCAAAGAGCCTTTCCAGGTCCTGTGCAGGAAGTCCAGGGTGTGTGTTGAGGGACAGATAGGGAAACTcaaggaaaagctgcttttgactTGTCCTCTGCCTTCGGACCGTTTTCTGTCTTGGTGGCAATGCTGTAGTAGTAGGTGCGGATCgtgttttccactgaaaaaaatcctgGACGCTCTTCCCATCTGCAAGGGCAGAAAGGAACAAATAAGAGCCAACAGAAAGGACAGAAGTGGGTTGACCCAAAGGAGGAGGTAGCAGGCACCAAAAAATGTTGGGGGGGGGAACAGGACAAGCTGTACCAGGGCTAAGGAGACCTTTCTAGGATGAGAGGTGCAGAAGCAGAGAGGCTCTGACATCTTCCAGGGTTGATACAGGCGAATGAAGAGGGACAATAAGCAAGGAATAGATGCATTCTATGTGTTGTGGATTTGGGAATGAGACAAAGGCAGGAGACAACATTCATTTGTATTGTGCTGATGGGCCAGCAGAGAAATGAGCAAGGGAAGTCCTTACCTGTAGGTCCAGCATTGCATCATGAGGGCGTAAATCTCTGCCGGGCACTCAGTGGGACAGTCCATGCGCTTCCCTTGCTCTATGAAGCTGATGACCTCTGGGCCTTTCATTTTCTAGGAGAGGATCaagtgaaaaaacattttaattgttttggaGCTAGCAACAGGCTCAGCAAAGGTAGATCTGTGCTGGTAATGCTTTGGGTCCATGCACAGCAAGTCCCATATAGTCGCCATCTTTGGGTGTCTCACCCCAagcctgtgctgagcagtgtcTGAGCAACTGATATTTCAGCTCTGCAAGCAGTTGGAAGGATCAAAGAGAAGATCTGCTTTGATTCAAACCCTAAtgttttgtttcccatttcctctcctttgcATGAACACAAAGCTGAAGGACTCAAGGAATCCAGTTTGTGCCTTCCGCAAAGTGGAAGTGAGCCTGtctgctttcccttctgttcAACGGTGGCAAAAGCTCAAGGGAATGGAAACTGAAGTTTCAGTGCGTCTCAGCCTGGCTTAGAGTGGGAATTCAAATTGTAGCATCCACCCACAATAgacccagctctgcctcctcaCCTTGTACGGTTTCTGCCCGTAGCTGAAGGCCTCCCACATGGTCACACCGTAGCTCCATACATCACTCTTGCTGGAGAACTTGTGATAAAGGATGCACTCTGGCGCGTACCATTTCAAAGGCCACTTTCCTGCTGTCCTGGcctacagcaaagaaaaaggaacatcTGCACCCGGAGATAAAGATTGCTCTGGGCCAAATCCAAGTTCTGCTTTGCTACATGTTTGTGTTAAATGCAGTCCCACATTGCAGGAAAATCCCCCTTGTCTGCATTTCTTCCTCACCTCCTGGATCTTTGCAAAGCCCCTTTTAATGCCACAGCACTGGGGTTGGACAGAATGTGATATGGTTGTGCAGCAGGTCTCCTGGGTAGAGCCCAGAGCTCCAGTTTCTGGGGGTCTCAGCCCGCAGCCTGGAGGCCTCCTGCTGGCTATTTCCATCTTTTGCTCTGCTTACACTTACCTTGTAATAGCTGTCATCAGCACCGAGAGCCTTTGAGAGGCCAAAGTCACTGATCTTGGCATAATGCTGATTGACCAGCAGGACATTTCTTGCTGCCAAGTCCCTGTGGacaaaatttttttcttccaagtacTTCATCCCCATGGATACTTGATGCATCAGCTCCACAATATTGCTGACTGTAATCTCGTCTCTGGGGAGGATGGAAAGACAATGCAGTAATAAAACTGCTGGACAACAAGGACCTGTCATTAATCTATACAACGTAGTCCCCTCTAAGCTCTCcaactgcaaaggaaaatgaacaagGACATATCTGATCTAGAAGCATTGCCCCCTGTTAGCTTGCATTAAAAGGAATCTCTTGCTATTGTTACCCTCCCTTTCCCTACAAAGTCAGACTCCCCTGACAGCAATGAGGTCGATGAGAAATGCAGAGAATCAGCCATGTTTTATTCAGTACTCACTTCTTGGAAGACAAGAACTTGTTGAGTGGGCCACCAGAAGCCATCTCCATCACGAGCATCAGGGACTCTGCCTCACAGACCCCAATCATGCGGACAATGTAGGGGTTGTCCAGCTGGTGCATGATCTGAGCTTCTGTCATCATTTCATCCCTCACTGTTTTCTCATTGTTGCTCTTCAGCACCTTAATGGCCACATCGATCTGCTTCCTGCACAGagtacaagaggaaaaaaagagacatggATAAATTAAGCAGCAGCTGGATTCATGTAATATTCGTCTCTTGTAGGTCTGAAGGCATGCCTGGGAGCATGCAACACATACTACACCCTCAGGACACTAAGGCTGTCACTGAAAGTCCTGGGAGAGCCACCACTGACCTTCCAAAGTCTCTCTTATACAGCCCATTATCACTCTAGGGTCTCTCTAAGTATAAACTGGATGGCAGGGGACACCTCTGAGCTCAGTCTGAAGCaccctcttctttctccctggGCATCTCACAGGGCAGCACTCACTTTCTCATTTTGTAGACTCCTTTCTTGACACAGCCAAAGTTTCCTGCTCCCAGTTCTACTTCATCGATCATCAGATGGTCCCTCTTCAGGAATAGTTTCTTATCCTTCAGCTCCTCAGGGTCACTGTATGGGCTCTCATAAACACTGGTGTCCATGGGTAGCATGCGTGACTTCCCTGCATGTTCCAGAGAGATACAGTTGTTTGTAGTTGTAAATTATGTACTCTTCCCTGCCCCTCTCTCCTTTGTTTGgattttctcctccctcctggCCAATTTTCCTGCAGGATCCAGCATTCAAACTTTCCTCCTGGGCATCTCCCTTCCTCTCACAGCCCATGGCCTCACTGAATTAAAATAGAGGACCTGGGATGGAGGGAAACTTTGGAGCACTCCCATTCCACAGGTTCCTGCAGGTCCCAGATGtgtagaatcatgaaggttggaaaagacctctcagatcatccagtccaaccacccacctaccaTCAGTATGGCCCACCAACCCATGTCCCTGAGTACCACATCTGCACatttctcaaacacctccagggtcagtgactccacctcttccttgggcagcctgtgccaacacATCAACACTCTTTTGGGTGCTTAACTTCACCCCACTGAAATCCAACTGAAGACACCAAGAATTTAGTAGGCAGAAGATGTGGAATAGAACAGGACTTTGCTGGCTATTGGATACAGGCAAACAGTTCTGCAGCATTCTTGGCTCAGCACCCTGAAGTGAGTGGGATGTTCTTGGGTGCTCTTGTAGAAAAGAGgctttgcagcacagctttTTGACCAGAAAGTGATACAAATGGCAACTCCTATGGCTTGGGGGCTTTCAGAGATGCTCACCTACAGGCTCTGGTGTGTATCCATCTGCATTGAGAGGCCCAAggtttttctggaaaagaaacagtgatgaAGTGGATAAAGCAGCCAGGGGAAATTGTTTTAACTTAAAATGGGAGAGGTGAGGGACAGAGAACCTCTGCAGTCCAACAGAGGCCCAGCTGGTGGTTTCCACTGTAAGGTGCAGTGTTGGGCACAAGGATTGGCATGGCATTGAGCTGGTCTGGTCTTGGCTGGCATGAaccctgtgcagctctgcagcctcagaGCTGTTACTGCTTTCTGGAACAACTcgtccagcacagctctgagccccAGTTCTGCTTGCAGTAGTCACTGTAGCAGCCCACCACAGATTGTGAAAGCTCTTTGACAATCCGGGTAAATGCTCAGCCCTTTATTTAGGTCTGTTGGGCACTCACACAGCCCAAACTTGCTGgtttcagcacagctgggcacTGAGCATGGACTTTCCCCGGAGCTGGGAATGCAGAGGGAGCACAAAGACGTGGCCCatggccagcagccagcagtggggctgagcaTTCCCAGAACACAACCACATCTCCCTCACTCCTGCTCAGCAAGGAGGGCAGGGGGAGAGGGCTCCCCAAGGACAGCCCCATGTGTTGCAAGGAGCACAGCGTGAATGGAAACCATTCTTGGCACTGATGGTAGCTATGCCCAACTATTCCTTGTCTCCATCCAAGCTGGAAAGGAGACAGCATCGCAGCCGGCCATAATATATTCCAGTTGAGTTGTTGCCTTTTAAAGAAGAGGATAGTTTGATCAGTTCAAAGTGCCACTAGATGAGGTACCAATAGAACAGACTCTCCCCACAACTTACGCTCACGGAGGGGTGGGTTGgtggagctggtgctgcagaggctgtggattGGGAGAGAGGAGTTATTAGCGAAAGTCTGCTTACACCCCAAGCAGGAACAGAGCATCAGTCCTTTGAGGATCCAATCCCTCCCACACAAATGTCCTTTTCTACCACTTTAACCATAATGGATGTGGAAACGTGCATGGGTATGGGCACTGTTCCCATCCCTCAGGTGTCCCACAGGACAGGATATGAAATGATGGTTGTGACACCTGGGACAAGTGACTGAGGCCAGGGTTGGCACTGGCACCATCTCACCTGGCATGCTGGGGTTGGGGCAGCTTTCCCTCAGGTAGAAAATCAGCCCGTCTGGTTTGAGCTTCAGATATTCCACCAGCTGATAAAGGAATCAGGGGAAAAAGGgattaaagcaaacagaaaaccatcTCTTCTTTTGCAGGCAACACGTGTGGTTTATCATAACGATTTCTCTCAGATTTATGGCAACCAGGGACTCAGTTATTTCTTTCTATCTGTGCACTAAGGAAACTTCTACATCATTTGTATCTGGGTGTCTGCCAGAGCTGGGAAGAGTTTGGGAAGTCAGATAAGCcccaaagaaagacaaagggAAAACCTTTAGTAGTAGGGCTGGGTAGGGCATTCTCAGTGTAATGTCATTGTTGCCACAGCCGGAAGGGGCTGTACGTCTGATAAAGACCGAAAGGAACCTTTGGCTTTCCCAGCAGAACCCCAGCATTCACTTTCTGGATCTCAGGCACTTTTCCACTGCAGCACCCCCTGGTTCCAGCACAGTGGGGCCCTCACTTTAGCTGGAGACCACCACCCCAGCCCTGGCCACCAGAGCACAGGGGACCAGactttctcttcccctcctgAGTGGCTCAGATTTCATTCCAAATTAGGAGCCTGGCACAGTTCTGTttccattataaaaaaaaaaaaatgccccgaagtctttgttttctttcaaattcagagTGAAAACAGTCCTGGGAATTTGAAAAATTCAGCAAAACAGTTACAGTCTGCAAACAGCCCTCCCCAGAAAGAAGTGGTGCATTCCTTtcctggagcagccccaggagttggactcagttATCcttcaagggtcccttccaacacaggTTATTCTGCGATTCATTGGGCTGCAGTGTGCCCACAGTGAGCCAGGATGGGGGCTGGTACCTGGGCTTCAGGCACTTGTCACATCCCCTAAAAcccagccccctcctcatggATGGGATCTCACAGCCATCTCCTGTCTGCAAACAGCCTCTGTGGGGTGACAGGATGTGTCTCCTGGCACTTGGATCTGCGGTCATGTCAAGGTTCTGGGAGTTGGCTCAAGACTTATGGGCCTCCCGAGTCTTTGTGTGCAAGATCTTAAAGACTTTCCAAGCTCTTGATGTCTTTAAGGCTCCAGATGGCCTTTCCTTTCCCCCAAGGCATGGGCAGATGTAGCAAGGGAGAAGTGCCTTTGCTTTGCTAGGACAGCAGTGCTTATCATCCCCCAGCACGGTACCTGCCAGAGCGTGTCAAACTTGGTCCCCTCAGGGATGGAGTACTTGCCAGACTTGTCCTGGTCGATCCGATAGTGATAAACTGTTTTGCCATAGACAAGGGACAGAGCATAAGTGccgttttcctttttgtctctcAGCCTGGTGGGAAGAAGAACTATTAAAAGCAGCTCGAGGTTTTGCCCTGCGAATGGCTGCAGTGGTGGTtggttatttctttctccaactGATTAGGGAGATAATTAAATTAAGGGCTGTCTCACCTCTGCAGAGGCACATTATTCTACAGAGCCTCAATTTCATTGTTAAATGTCCTTGTCTACTGAACCTTTCATCTGACATCAACCAGTGCATTAATTAATAAGCATGCTTCTTGCAGACTTCTACACACAAGAAACAAAGCTC
The DNA window shown above is from Lagopus muta isolate bLagMut1 chromosome 26, bLagMut1 primary, whole genome shotgun sequence and carries:
- the LOC125685117 gene encoding tyrosine-protein kinase ZAP-70; the protein is MPDAAAHLPFYYGSIARSEAEEYLKLAGMSDGLFLLRQCLRSLGGYVLSMVCNLQFYHYAIERQMNGTYAIAGGKAHCGPEELCEFYSKDADGLCCTLRKPCNRPSGVEPQPGVFDSMRDNMVREYVRQTWRLEGDALEQAIISQAPQVEKLIATTAHERMPWYHGNIARDEAERRLYSGAQPDGKFLLRDKKENGTYALSLVYGKTVYHYRIDQDKSGKYSIPEGTKFDTLWQLVEYLKLKPDGLIFYLRESCPNPSMPASAAPAPPTHPSVSKNLGPLNADGYTPEPVGKSRMLPMDTSVYESPYSDPEELKDKKLFLKRDHLMIDEVELGAGNFGCVKKGVYKMRKKQIDVAIKVLKSNNEKTVRDEMMTEAQIMHQLDNPYIVRMIGVCEAESLMLVMEMASGGPLNKFLSSKKDEITVSNIVELMHQVSMGMKYLEEKNFVHRDLAARNVLLVNQHYAKISDFGLSKALGADDSYYKARTAGKWPLKWYAPECILYHKFSSKSDVWSYGVTMWEAFSYGQKPYKKMKGPEVISFIEQGKRMDCPTECPAEIYALMMQCWTYRWEERPGFFSVENTIRTYYYSIATKTENGPKAEDKSKAAFP